The following proteins come from a genomic window of Vallitaleaceae bacterium 9-2:
- a CDS encoding sugar phosphate isomerase/epimerase, which yields MKSIYAQLYSVKDAMEKAYMHTLREIALMGYSGVEFAGYGGYSAKELRKALEALNITCLSSHVSIERLEENPKGEMEYLKELGSEFIVCPYYDIKTIEDVKVLAQKLNHIGEVAKNYNIKLLYHNHAHEFVKDQDTYLLDRLFENVEPGNLYQQPDLYWVAYAGIDPIQYLEKIKDRSPIIHLKQMENMQTKKNVTADAGVIDFKKAVETADKSAFVYEQETMDIDPLEAMKRSVNYLKEV from the coding sequence ATGAAATCAATATATGCACAACTATACTCGGTGAAGGATGCTATGGAAAAGGCATATATGCATACTTTGCGCGAGATTGCATTGATGGGCTATAGCGGAGTTGAATTTGCCGGTTACGGGGGATATAGTGCCAAGGAACTACGAAAAGCCTTAGAGGCATTGAATATAACTTGTCTTTCATCACATGTATCCATTGAACGTTTAGAGGAGAATCCAAAAGGTGAGATGGAGTATTTAAAAGAACTTGGCAGTGAATTTATCGTGTGTCCATACTATGATATAAAAACAATCGAGGATGTCAAAGTGCTCGCACAGAAGCTAAATCACATCGGTGAAGTAGCAAAAAATTATAATATTAAGCTTTTGTATCACAATCATGCACATGAGTTTGTCAAAGACCAAGATACGTATTTATTGGACCGATTGTTTGAGAATGTAGAACCCGGGAATTTGTACCAACAACCGGATTTATACTGGGTGGCATATGCAGGCATTGATCCGATTCAATATTTGGAAAAAATAAAAGATCGTTCGCCGATTATTCACTTAAAGCAGATGGAAAATATGCAGACTAAGAAAAATGTAACCGCAGATGCAGGTGTTATTGATTTTAAAAAAGCGGTTGAGACAGCAGATAAAAGTGCGTTTGTTTATGAACAAGAAACGATGGACATAGATCCGTTAGAAGCGATGAAACGTTCCGTTAATTATTTGAAAGAGGTGTAA
- a CDS encoding Gfo/Idh/MocA family oxidoreductase codes for MKKVKVGIIGCGGIGMQKHLPALSAVEEVEVVAFCDLIEERAVKAAKEFGTKDAKVYTNYKELLKDKEIQTIHVCTPNKSHKDISIDALHANKHVLCEKPMAKTAADAKAMLQAAKETGNLLSVGYQNRYREDSRYLHKACQRGDLGEIYFAKAHAVRRRAVPTWGVFLNEEEQGGGPLIDIGTHALDLTLWLMDNYKVKSVKGSVYKKLGDQTETGNAFGDWDPKEFTVEDSAFGFITMQDGATIILESSWALNTLDSGEAKTTLCGTKAGADMRDGLRFNMADLGKLVEKKPALGADGVDFYEGGDDKPEVIEAKTFYDAVIHGSELVVKPEQALVVTEILEAIYESARTGKTIEFD; via the coding sequence ATGAAAAAAGTTAAAGTAGGTATCATTGGGTGTGGTGGAATTGGAATGCAAAAGCATTTACCTGCGCTGTCAGCAGTGGAGGAAGTGGAAGTAGTTGCATTTTGTGACCTTATAGAAGAACGTGCAGTTAAGGCGGCAAAAGAATTTGGAACTAAGGACGCGAAGGTGTATACGAATTACAAAGAATTACTTAAGGACAAAGAGATTCAAACCATTCACGTCTGTACACCGAATAAATCCCATAAAGATATCAGTATCGATGCGCTTCATGCGAACAAACATGTGTTATGTGAAAAACCGATGGCAAAAACAGCTGCAGATGCAAAAGCCATGTTACAAGCAGCAAAAGAGACAGGTAATCTTCTGTCGGTTGGATATCAAAACCGATATCGTGAAGATAGCCGATATTTGCACAAAGCTTGCCAACGAGGCGATTTAGGTGAGATATATTTTGCAAAAGCACATGCGGTACGCCGACGTGCAGTCCCAACATGGGGCGTGTTCTTAAACGAAGAAGAGCAAGGTGGAGGACCGTTAATTGATATCGGAACGCATGCACTGGATTTAACTTTATGGTTGATGGATAACTACAAAGTTAAAAGTGTCAAAGGAAGTGTCTATAAAAAACTTGGGGACCAAACAGAGACAGGTAATGCTTTTGGTGACTGGGATCCAAAAGAGTTTACAGTAGAAGATTCAGCTTTTGGTTTTATCACCATGCAAGATGGGGCAACAATTATTTTAGAATCCAGCTGGGCGCTTAATACTTTAGATAGTGGTGAAGCCAAGACTACTCTTTGCGGAACCAAAGCAGGTGCCGATATGCGCGATGGATTACGCTTTAACATGGCGGACCTTGGAAAACTTGTTGAGAAAAAACCGGCGCTTGGAGCGGATGGTGTAGACTTCTATGAAGGCGGAGATGATAAGCCGGAAGTGATTGAAGCCAAAACTTTCTATGATGCGGTTATTCATGGAAGTGAACTTGTTGTTAAGCCTGAACAAGCGCTTGTGGTTACAGAGATTTTAGAAGCTATCTATGAATCCGCTCGCACAGGAAAAACAATCGAGTTTGATTAA
- a CDS encoding anaerobic ribonucleoside-triphosphate reductase activating protein — MYITAINKTTLLDYPNHLASTLFLQGCNFLCPFCHNRELIAPANTCADQNNIQGTILSTLRKRRHLIEGVCITGGEPTLHKDLEGLLHQIKALGLKVKLDTNGSNPKMLSRLLDNQLLDHVAMDIKNSPSEYERTCGCSIDIDAIASSLKLLTKYRRIDFSYELRTTLISEFHTYAQLEAITQWISTLGVAPSTPWHLQKYVYSPMQINPTVYHCIEKETLTPWLESLSQIHPTLSLRGYE; from the coding sequence ATGTATATAACAGCAATAAATAAAACAACACTACTTGATTATCCGAATCATCTTGCTTCCACCCTTTTTTTACAAGGGTGTAATTTTTTGTGTCCATTTTGCCATAATCGTGAATTAATAGCCCCGGCAAACACATGTGCAGACCAAAACAATATCCAAGGGACTATTTTATCTACGCTTCGCAAGCGCCGTCATCTTATTGAAGGTGTCTGTATCACCGGAGGAGAACCTACACTTCATAAGGATTTAGAAGGATTACTCCATCAAATCAAGGCTCTAGGGCTTAAAGTCAAGCTTGATACCAATGGTTCCAATCCAAAGATGCTGTCTAGGTTACTGGATAATCAACTCCTTGATCATGTCGCTATGGATATAAAAAACAGTCCAAGCGAATACGAAAGAACATGTGGATGCTCCATCGACATAGACGCTATCGCTTCGAGCCTTAAATTACTAACCAAGTATAGGCGTATCGATTTTTCCTATGAGCTTCGCACCACTCTCATCAGCGAATTCCACACTTATGCACAGCTTGAAGCCATCACCCAATGGATATCCACCTTAGGCGTCGCTCCATCAACACCTTGGCATCTACAAAAATATGTCTATAGTCCTATGCAGATTAACCCGACCGTATACCATTGCATTGAAAAAGAGACCCTCACTCCATGGCTTGAGTCCCTTTCACAAATACATCCGACGCTATCGCTTCGCGGATATGAATAA
- a CDS encoding AraC family transcriptional regulator, whose protein sequence is MIGFYEDEKFVENGIAYPFKSHLQESDGRSTMVGAHYHTHIEILYCLSGQFRVILDGIDFLIDRGDMMIINSMEVHHVFALSEEKNQYIVIRFKPELLYSTPESIFETKYVLPFTLKSATHQKRFPAREINDTFIPDLLGQILQEDAEKKYGFELAIRNHIGRIFLWILRSWNEKSIELNLDHSLNAQNIQRLQKVFDYVDANYMHLIDVKEVAQLCNMSYSYFSRFFKAKMHQNFSDYVNFMRITKAANLLTTTDESVTDIGLSVGFSTTSYFIEQFKSFKELTPLQYRKNFIEMVNASVSSAHEVP, encoded by the coding sequence ATGATTGGTTTTTATGAAGATGAAAAATTTGTTGAAAACGGTATCGCTTATCCCTTTAAATCTCACCTTCAGGAATCTGACGGACGCTCGACAATGGTCGGTGCTCATTATCATACCCATATCGAGATTCTCTACTGTCTATCAGGACAATTTCGCGTTATTTTAGATGGAATTGATTTTTTAATTGATCGCGGAGATATGATGATTATCAATTCGATGGAGGTGCACCATGTCTTTGCTCTATCCGAAGAAAAAAATCAATATATCGTTATCCGCTTCAAACCTGAACTTTTATACTCCACTCCTGAGAGCATTTTTGAGACAAAATATGTTCTTCCTTTTACCTTAAAGTCCGCTACCCACCAAAAGCGGTTCCCTGCCAGAGAAATCAACGATACCTTCATTCCTGACCTACTCGGTCAAATCCTTCAAGAAGATGCCGAAAAAAAATATGGCTTCGAACTTGCCATTCGAAATCATATCGGGCGTATATTTTTATGGATTTTGCGAAGTTGGAACGAAAAAAGTATTGAGCTAAATCTAGACCACAGCTTAAATGCGCAGAATATCCAACGTTTGCAAAAAGTTTTTGATTATGTAGATGCGAACTATATGCACCTAATCGACGTCAAGGAAGTCGCCCAACTGTGCAACATGAGTTATAGTTACTTTTCTCGTTTTTTCAAAGCAAAGATGCATCAAAACTTTAGCGATTATGTGAATTTTATGCGTATCACCAAAGCCGCCAACCTCCTTACAACGACAGATGAAAGCGTTACAGATATCGGATTATCTGTGGGCTTTTCTACAACAAGCTACTTTATAGAACAGTTTAAATCTTTTAAAGAATTAACCCCTCTTCAATATCGTAAAAACTTTATTGAAATGGTTAACGCAAGCGTTTCTTCTGCTCACGAAGTTCCTTGA
- a CDS encoding GNAT family N-acetyltransferase, giving the protein MRKVQLESPRLIIKTITPSQASKVLAFYMENKDFFEPFEPYRPPYFYTKQHQRQLLRWDLQGLAESSMVRFWLYKKEDLAHPIGSISLSNIFRGVFQSCNIGYKIDCQHTRQGYMEEAMIQVIEYAFLTLDLHRIEANVMPRNTPSLSLVKKLGFHEEGLAKQYLKINGQWEDHLHMTLLNET; this is encoded by the coding sequence ATGCGAAAAGTACAGTTAGAATCCCCTCGTCTTATTATAAAAACAATTACGCCTTCTCAAGCTTCAAAAGTCTTGGCATTTTATATGGAAAACAAGGATTTTTTCGAACCCTTTGAGCCTTATCGTCCACCGTACTTTTATACCAAACAACATCAGCGTCAACTCCTTCGCTGGGATTTACAGGGATTAGCCGAATCTTCTATGGTAAGGTTTTGGCTATATAAAAAAGAAGACCTTGCCCATCCCATCGGAAGCATATCCTTGTCCAATATTTTTCGTGGGGTTTTTCAATCGTGTAATATCGGCTACAAAATTGATTGTCAGCATACACGTCAAGGATATATGGAAGAAGCCATGATTCAAGTCATTGAGTATGCTTTTTTAACATTGGATCTTCATCGTATTGAAGCCAACGTTATGCCACGTAATACCCCTTCGTTAAGCCTTGTAAAAAAGCTCGGTTTTCACGAAGAAGGCTTAGCTAAGCAATATTTAAAAATTAATGGTCAGTGGGAAGACCATCTACATATGACACTCTTAAACGAAACTTAA
- a CDS encoding AAA domain-containing protein gives MQEVLKTYKDRLVNISGRNRSLILRKVHKKRSFDLYRSFIEQNFDVTSLAEYILGDMSKSMVILEDPYKVRKKRLQALEEAITLEREQEFSALSSMMKKQEGLSKDEEHILRQRHQEIEEKYQLHQESQKKKIEQDYETALMLSNHLSYLHRETLAIEKETGKYELSIGFPFVEGRFRDGSFVRAPFFLFPVELEVHGNTWSIKNSEARDAMVNKVFLFAANKCHQSVIKDYDTLDLSSIKSEAIEEFVRNELEQMGMVTVDDRIQYETLRGYTNATLPEYAPGELLIKSYLVMGQFPISNAIYADYEALEALDGAETMNHSLSTLLTNTGDEEIDTVALTNTYRQSLYTMMPVDYSQETALSTLAQTDQMVIYGPPGTGKSQTISNMVSDALAKGKRVLVVSQKRAALDVLYNRLAGIQSKMMLIHDANKDKKSFYDKLRQQVEQGFDIEGIENRQFFEDNAAKINEHIEQLECVEHELIRERPFGITLQQMYNKSEGIFSQEDPRYPYYKAFREDNPFMHYTYDELNRSFEKLNKQPYIVDTYHKYATLVDNYPYLTSIKDNLDFMEKDQLIKVCHHIMTYKETLAALDSKIYEILAREYCAEQKPLTQELVDLLAKNYNQEMNQALVAEEKISWWNLPKWVKHAAKTKERNGNRQRFEQEQQKYIQYFSEHSKVLNAMGQEVSKLMEGFVKDGKRKVSEAMMNPSTFFDQVKNIEASIKNYAYYQELTVSIFGLEDIDVRLLEYAFTHGQDVKYMEIMLDNLLEFIVLEHIQVIEKTEEFNAFYLYYHQFNQITDGIQDLMEQNERQTAKIIHSYWNDQMQIFLGDANYKEMRRQAEKKRRLWPIRNLIFEFTNLLFTLYPCWLMSPETVSEILPLQNNLFDVIIFDEASQMFVENAIPTIYRGAKIVIAGDDQQLRPTSAFMARVDDEEEEIIDIKTAAALEEESLLDLAKVTYTPVHLNYHYRSEFEELIQFSNHAFYSGRLNVSPNRVKCNFDKTAPIERIKVDGRWEQRRNNVEANRIVELVDQLLRTRNNNESIGIITFNISQKDLIEDLLETRCQIDETFKTLYMEERQRRRKEEDVSIFVKNIENVQGDERDIIIFSVGYAPNEAGKISMNFGSLSQDGGENRLNVAISRAKKKCYVITSIEPEALTVSKTKNRGAKLFKQYLQYAKEVSEQNKERQDLLLHRMSEFEAKPKDETEGFVEELSVVLRQEGFCVDNYIGRGRYQIDAAIWDENRQAYILGLETDSAVYQSGQSLLERDIYRQRFYQTRDWDVLRVWSYDWWKNREQVIQQIKHHLDQKAQLPTQVSQKAEQTTLYHLAQQSEEAVCWYQDKVRLIDKASEEVFEVHIDGETEEELNGFKCQLLNKKIGDTFAYRDYEYIIESIIKFNP, from the coding sequence ATGCAAGAGGTATTAAAAACGTACAAAGACCGACTTGTAAACATAAGCGGTCGCAATCGCAGTCTCATACTTAGGAAGGTACATAAAAAAAGAAGTTTTGACTTGTATCGTAGCTTTATCGAGCAAAATTTTGATGTCACATCTTTGGCGGAGTATATTCTTGGGGATATGTCAAAATCAATGGTGATTCTTGAAGATCCGTATAAAGTTCGTAAAAAACGATTGCAAGCGCTTGAAGAGGCGATTACGTTGGAACGTGAACAAGAATTTAGCGCCTTATCATCGATGATGAAAAAGCAAGAAGGTCTGTCTAAGGATGAAGAGCACATATTAAGACAGCGCCATCAGGAAATCGAAGAAAAATATCAGTTACATCAAGAGTCGCAAAAAAAGAAGATTGAACAAGACTATGAGACGGCGTTGATGCTGTCAAATCACCTGAGTTATCTACATCGTGAGACATTGGCTATTGAAAAGGAAACTGGAAAGTATGAACTATCCATCGGATTCCCGTTTGTGGAGGGGCGCTTTCGCGATGGAAGCTTCGTTCGAGCACCTTTTTTTCTTTTTCCTGTGGAGCTTGAAGTACATGGTAATACTTGGTCGATAAAAAACAGTGAAGCTAGAGACGCCATGGTGAATAAGGTGTTTTTATTTGCTGCGAATAAGTGCCATCAATCGGTAATCAAGGACTATGATACATTAGACCTTTCATCAATTAAGTCGGAAGCGATTGAAGAATTTGTGCGTAATGAGCTGGAGCAGATGGGGATGGTGACTGTTGATGATCGAATTCAATATGAAACGCTTCGCGGATATACCAATGCAACGCTACCTGAGTATGCACCGGGAGAATTGCTTATCAAATCTTACCTTGTGATGGGACAGTTTCCGATATCCAATGCAATCTATGCCGATTATGAGGCGTTAGAAGCACTTGATGGAGCCGAGACGATGAACCATAGCCTCTCTACGCTTTTAACGAATACAGGAGATGAAGAAATAGATACAGTGGCATTGACGAATACCTATCGTCAAAGCCTGTATACGATGATGCCTGTAGATTACAGTCAAGAGACTGCATTATCCACACTTGCGCAAACGGATCAAATGGTTATCTATGGACCACCTGGAACAGGAAAGTCACAAACCATTAGTAATATGGTCTCAGATGCGCTTGCAAAAGGTAAACGCGTTCTTGTAGTATCACAAAAACGGGCAGCGCTTGATGTACTGTATAATCGTCTCGCAGGGATTCAGTCAAAGATGATGCTCATTCATGATGCCAATAAAGATAAGAAAAGCTTCTATGATAAGCTACGTCAACAAGTAGAACAAGGCTTTGATATTGAAGGCATTGAGAACCGACAATTTTTTGAGGACAATGCAGCAAAGATTAATGAACATATTGAACAATTAGAATGTGTTGAACATGAACTGATCAGAGAGCGTCCATTTGGTATCACCCTTCAACAGATGTATAACAAATCAGAAGGTATATTTAGCCAGGAAGACCCTAGATATCCATATTATAAAGCTTTTCGTGAAGATAATCCGTTCATGCATTATACCTATGATGAGCTCAACCGTTCTTTTGAAAAGTTGAATAAGCAACCCTACATTGTGGATACATATCACAAATACGCTACCCTTGTGGACAACTACCCCTATCTTACATCGATTAAAGATAATCTGGATTTTATGGAGAAGGACCAGCTTATCAAGGTTTGTCATCACATTATGACGTATAAAGAAACCCTAGCTGCACTAGATTCAAAAATTTATGAAATTCTAGCCAGGGAATATTGCGCGGAGCAAAAGCCATTAACCCAAGAACTTGTAGACCTTTTGGCAAAAAATTATAATCAAGAGATGAATCAAGCACTTGTTGCAGAAGAAAAAATCAGCTGGTGGAATTTACCCAAGTGGGTTAAGCATGCAGCAAAAACAAAAGAGCGCAATGGGAATCGCCAACGATTTGAACAAGAGCAACAAAAATACATCCAGTACTTTAGCGAACACTCGAAGGTCTTAAATGCTATGGGTCAAGAAGTGTCTAAGCTCATGGAAGGTTTTGTTAAAGATGGCAAGCGCAAGGTATCTGAGGCAATGATGAATCCAAGCACTTTTTTTGACCAAGTCAAAAACATTGAAGCAAGTATTAAAAATTATGCCTATTATCAAGAACTTACCGTCAGTATTTTTGGTCTGGAAGATATTGATGTTAGGCTTTTGGAATATGCATTTACCCACGGTCAAGATGTAAAATATATGGAAATTATGCTGGATAATCTTCTAGAATTTATTGTCCTAGAACATATCCAGGTCATTGAAAAGACTGAGGAATTTAATGCGTTTTATCTTTATTATCATCAGTTCAATCAGATTACGGATGGGATTCAAGATTTGATGGAACAAAATGAACGTCAGACCGCAAAGATTATCCATAGCTACTGGAATGATCAAATGCAGATATTTTTAGGTGATGCCAACTACAAAGAGATGCGCCGTCAGGCAGAAAAAAAGAGACGCTTATGGCCTATTCGTAACCTTATTTTTGAGTTTACCAATTTGCTGTTTACGCTTTATCCTTGTTGGTTGATGAGCCCGGAAACTGTATCAGAGATACTTCCGCTGCAGAATAACTTGTTTGATGTGATTATTTTTGATGAGGCTTCGCAGATGTTTGTAGAAAACGCCATACCAACCATATACCGTGGAGCTAAGATTGTTATTGCAGGAGATGATCAGCAGCTTCGACCTACATCGGCATTTATGGCGCGTGTGGATGACGAAGAAGAAGAGATAATAGATATAAAAACGGCGGCAGCCCTTGAAGAAGAAAGTTTGCTAGATCTTGCTAAGGTAACGTACACGCCAGTTCATTTAAACTATCATTATCGTTCGGAATTTGAAGAATTGATTCAGTTTTCTAATCATGCTTTCTATAGTGGTCGACTTAATGTATCGCCAAATCGTGTCAAGTGTAACTTTGATAAGACCGCACCGATTGAACGCATTAAAGTTGACGGACGATGGGAACAGCGCCGCAATAACGTCGAAGCCAATCGTATCGTGGAATTAGTGGACCAATTGCTTCGAACACGCAACAATAATGAAAGCATTGGAATTATTACCTTTAATATTAGTCAAAAAGACTTGATTGAAGACCTTTTAGAGACGAGATGCCAAATTGATGAAACCTTCAAAACCCTTTATATGGAAGAACGACAGCGGCGCCGTAAAGAAGAAGATGTATCTATATTTGTAAAAAATATTGAAAATGTCCAAGGGGATGAACGGGATATTATTATTTTTTCGGTGGGATATGCACCCAATGAAGCCGGGAAGATCTCAATGAATTTTGGATCGCTTTCGCAAGACGGTGGTGAGAACCGACTCAACGTAGCCATTAGTCGTGCAAAGAAAAAATGCTATGTCATTACATCCATTGAACCGGAGGCGTTGACCGTTTCAAAGACAAAAAATCGTGGAGCAAAACTGTTCAAACAATACCTGCAGTATGCCAAAGAAGTCTCCGAGCAAAATAAGGAGCGACAGGATTTATTACTGCACCGAATGTCTGAATTTGAAGCAAAACCAAAAGATGAGACAGAAGGATTTGTTGAAGAATTAAGTGTCGTACTTCGTCAAGAAGGATTTTGTGTGGATAATTATATCGGACGAGGACGCTATCAAATCGATGCGGCTATATGGGATGAAAATAGACAGGCCTATATTCTTGGTCTAGAGACAGATAGCGCAGTCTATCAAAGTGGACAAAGTCTGTTAGAACGTGATATTTATCGACAACGTTTTTATCAAACAAGAGACTGGGATGTGTTGCGGGTCTGGAGTTATGATTGGTGGAAAAATAGAGAACAAGTTATTCAGCAGATTAAGCATCACCTAGACCAAAAAGCACAATTGCCGACACAGGTATCGCAAAAGGCCGAACAGACAACTTTATATCATCTGGCTCAACAGTCGGAAGAGGCGGTGTGTTGGTATCAGGACAAAGTGCGCTTGATTGATAAGGCTTCAGAAGAAGTGTTTGAAGTACATATTGATGGAGAGACAGAAGAGGAGTTGAATGGATTTAAGTGCCAATTGCTCAATAAAAAAATAGGCGATACTTTTGCGTATCGCGATTATGAGTATATTATTGAAAGCATTATTAAGTTTAATCCATAA
- a CDS encoding methyl-accepting chemotaxis protein encodes MKIKWKISLITTGIIVALTTAIVLFMHNEMNALIMREKTQELENYSGVGLHLIDTIYPGDWSIIDDKLYKGDVVINDNTEIIDEITNGADILVTIFQGDTRITTNVSDANGQRQVGTQASQAVVQKVLEQGELYSGMADILGRSSHTVYVPIKDNAGEIIGMWFVGVYTEQVSKAIDQVMLIIGIAAFVLLIISSVLMYLFGSLIAKKLYMVQERMQSMEQGRFDIEFPPKLTMRKDEIGQIARSADIMKTQITGVLDEIKQESQKLKGSATEAFEDMEIVHASIQDISATTEELSAGMDETSASTQQMHASATEIEERIEQMKDKTYSGETLAKEIKKRADLLKEETLNSYNSATGIYEKTNQQLRDSIQKADAIEEIRELSQTIMAITSQTNLLALNAAIEAARAGEAGKGFAVVADEIRKLAEDSNKAVSRINAITSNVSDTVTSMVQDSQELLAFVDTQVLKDYQVFVKTSDQYNQDSDQVQTVVMEINHVALQLVETIRQIRLAIDEISRASIEGAEGTTLIAEKLTDIAMKSDDVLTRTTQNQNSANRLDEKVGYFNI; translated from the coding sequence ATGAAAATCAAATGGAAAATCAGTTTAATTACCACCGGGATTATTGTCGCACTGACAACAGCAATTGTTCTTTTTATGCATAATGAAATGAATGCCTTAATTATGCGAGAAAAAACACAAGAACTGGAAAATTATTCGGGTGTAGGATTGCATCTTATCGACACAATTTATCCGGGCGATTGGAGCATTATAGACGATAAGCTTTATAAAGGGGACGTCGTCATCAATGACAATACAGAAATTATTGATGAAATTACCAATGGAGCGGATATATTAGTCACAATTTTCCAAGGCGATACACGTATAACTACCAATGTCTCAGATGCTAATGGGCAGCGCCAAGTAGGAACCCAGGCTTCCCAAGCGGTCGTCCAAAAAGTTCTAGAGCAAGGAGAACTATACTCTGGCATGGCAGATATTCTGGGCAGATCCTCGCACACGGTATATGTTCCCATTAAAGACAATGCTGGGGAAATAATAGGCATGTGGTTTGTGGGAGTTTATACAGAGCAAGTTTCTAAGGCGATTGATCAGGTTATGCTAATAATTGGAATAGCAGCGTTTGTATTGCTTATAATCAGTAGTGTGCTTATGTATCTTTTTGGAAGCCTTATCGCCAAAAAATTGTATATGGTTCAAGAACGCATGCAATCTATGGAGCAAGGGCGATTTGATATTGAGTTTCCCCCAAAATTGACCATGAGAAAAGATGAGATCGGACAGATTGCACGCTCAGCAGATATTATGAAAACTCAGATTACAGGTGTCTTAGATGAGATTAAGCAAGAGTCTCAGAAGTTAAAGGGCTCTGCGACAGAAGCGTTTGAAGATATGGAAATTGTCCATGCAAGTATTCAAGATATCTCTGCAACAACAGAAGAGCTATCCGCAGGGATGGATGAGACATCGGCATCGACACAACAGATGCATGCATCAGCGACTGAAATCGAAGAACGCATTGAGCAGATGAAGGATAAGACCTATTCAGGTGAAACGCTGGCAAAGGAAATTAAAAAGCGGGCAGATTTACTGAAAGAAGAAACCCTCAATTCATATAATAGTGCAACCGGCATTTATGAAAAGACAAATCAACAACTTCGAGATTCAATTCAAAAAGCCGATGCAATTGAAGAAATACGCGAATTATCTCAGACAATCATGGCGATTACATCCCAAACCAACCTACTGGCACTAAATGCTGCGATAGAAGCTGCACGTGCAGGTGAGGCAGGAAAAGGATTTGCAGTGGTGGCAGATGAGATTCGCAAGTTAGCAGAAGATTCCAACAAAGCGGTATCTAGAATTAATGCAATCACAAGTAATGTATCGGATACGGTAACAAGCATGGTTCAAGATTCACAGGAACTATTAGCATTTGTCGATACACAGGTGTTAAAGGATTACCAAGTGTTTGTAAAAACCAGTGACCAATATAACCAAGACTCAGATCAAGTGCAAACAGTGGTGATGGAGATTAATCATGTGGCGTTACAGTTGGTAGAGACGATTCGACAGATTCGCTTAGCTATTGATGAAATCTCTAGAGCCTCTATAGAAGGGGCAGAAGGCACGACACTCATTGCAGAAAAACTAACGGATATTGCTATGAAATCGGATGATGTGTTGACTCGAACAACGCAGAATCAAAACAGTGCAAACCGCCTAGATGAAAAGGTAGGATACTTTAACATTTAA
- the tadA gene encoding tRNA adenosine(34) deaminase TadA yields MNEEKDIDYMNTALDEAKKAYALNEVPIGAIIVHEDKIIGRGYNRRNTDKSTLAHAEILAMQEAMAYIGDWRLEETTMYITLEPCPMCAGAIVQARIPRVVIGAMNPKAGSAGSVVNLLNEPGYNHQVEVTYDVCHDACKGILQEFFKELREQKKRLR; encoded by the coding sequence ATGAATGAAGAAAAAGACATAGACTATATGAATACAGCACTTGATGAGGCGAAAAAAGCCTATGCACTCAATGAAGTTCCTATCGGTGCCATTATTGTACATGAAGATAAAATTATAGGGCGCGGGTATAACCGACGCAATACAGATAAGTCGACACTAGCCCACGCGGAGATTCTTGCTATGCAAGAAGCGATGGCGTATATAGGGGATTGGCGTCTTGAAGAGACGACGATGTATATTACGCTAGAACCCTGTCCCATGTGTGCAGGGGCCATTGTGCAGGCGCGTATTCCACGCGTGGTTATTGGAGCGATGAACCCCAAAGCAGGAAGTGCCGGTTCGGTAGTGAACCTGTTAAATGAACCGGGGTATAATCATCAAGTAGAGGTCACTTATGATGTGTGTCATGATGCGTGCAAGGGGATTCTCCAGGAATTTTTCAAGGAACTTCGTGAGCAGAAGAAACGCTTGCGTTAA